Proteins encoded together in one Corallococcus soli window:
- a CDS encoding alpha/beta hydrolase, whose product MERLLTRDARPAPERGVWQGSRAAPRWLLGTLPGAWVALLFACLSFTPSLLPRTGAFQGFVSGVSAVIGYGLGVLGAWLWREFAHRPARTPRPRAWRFFFIAGGVALVAALLLGFHWQRHIRELMGMPHPGSAGYVFAPVIAAFVFFLLLTLGRGLRAVHRALDARLARHIGPRAARAMSVLAVVALTFLVASGLMKDGLLGMADRSLALRDLTTEEGVVPPSTALRSGGPGSQVEWESLGREGRNFVGRGPSVQQLTAFAGTEAKEPIRVYAGYASAQDAEGRAELVVRELERTGAFQRAHLLVVTTTGSGWVVPQAVEAFEYVTGGDSAIVATQYSHLWSWLSVLVDQKKARKEGRALFDAVYERWSKLPEGQRPKLLVFGESLGSYGGETAFSGERDLANRTDGALFVGPPNFNTLYREFTDQRDAGSPEVEPVYRQGRTVRFSRRPGEVIPPADAPWGPSRVLYLLHPSDPITWWSPSLMVKRPDWLREPRGPDVLGAMVWIPFVTFWQVTADLPLGLEVPSGYGHVYTGEHVDGWVALVQPQGWDARKSARLRRLLERKP is encoded by the coding sequence ATGGAGCGCCTTCTCACCCGCGATGCGCGGCCGGCACCGGAGCGGGGTGTCTGGCAGGGCAGTCGCGCCGCCCCCCGGTGGCTCCTCGGCACGCTGCCAGGAGCGTGGGTCGCGCTCCTCTTCGCATGTCTGTCCTTCACCCCGTCCCTGCTGCCACGCACCGGGGCCTTCCAGGGCTTCGTCAGCGGCGTCAGCGCGGTCATCGGCTACGGGCTGGGCGTGCTGGGCGCCTGGCTGTGGCGCGAGTTCGCCCATCGCCCCGCGAGGACGCCCCGTCCCCGGGCGTGGCGGTTCTTCTTCATCGCGGGCGGTGTGGCGCTGGTCGCCGCGCTGCTGCTGGGCTTCCACTGGCAGCGCCACATCCGGGAGCTCATGGGGATGCCCCATCCGGGCAGCGCGGGCTACGTGTTCGCCCCCGTCATCGCGGCGTTCGTGTTCTTCCTGCTGCTCACTTTGGGGCGGGGCCTGCGGGCGGTGCATCGCGCGCTGGACGCGCGGCTCGCGCGGCACATCGGGCCTCGCGCGGCGCGCGCGATGAGTGTCCTGGCGGTGGTGGCGCTCACCTTCCTGGTCGCCAGTGGCTTGATGAAGGATGGCCTCCTTGGGATGGCGGACCGCAGCCTGGCCCTGCGGGACCTGACCACCGAGGAAGGCGTGGTCCCGCCCTCCACCGCGCTGCGCTCCGGCGGCCCCGGCTCGCAGGTGGAGTGGGAGTCATTGGGACGGGAGGGGCGCAACTTCGTGGGGCGCGGCCCCAGCGTGCAGCAGCTCACCGCGTTCGCCGGCACGGAGGCAAAGGAACCCATCCGCGTGTACGCGGGCTACGCATCCGCGCAGGACGCGGAGGGGCGGGCCGAATTGGTGGTGCGGGAATTGGAGCGGACCGGCGCCTTCCAGCGCGCCCACCTGCTGGTGGTGACGACCACGGGCAGCGGCTGGGTGGTGCCCCAGGCCGTGGAGGCCTTCGAGTACGTGACGGGCGGGGACTCCGCCATCGTCGCCACGCAGTACTCGCACCTGTGGTCGTGGCTCTCCGTGCTGGTGGACCAGAAGAAGGCGCGCAAGGAGGGCCGCGCGCTCTTCGATGCGGTGTACGAGCGATGGTCGAAGCTCCCCGAAGGCCAGCGCCCGAAGCTGCTCGTGTTCGGCGAGAGCCTGGGCTCCTACGGCGGGGAGACCGCGTTCAGCGGCGAGCGCGACCTGGCCAACCGCACCGACGGGGCGCTGTTCGTGGGCCCGCCGAACTTCAACACCCTGTATCGCGAGTTCACCGACCAGCGCGACGCCGGCAGCCCGGAGGTGGAGCCCGTCTATCGTCAGGGCCGCACGGTCCGCTTCAGCCGCCGGCCCGGGGAGGTCATCCCGCCAGCGGATGCGCCGTGGGGGCCTTCCCGCGTGCTGTACCTGCTGCACCCCTCCGACCCCATCACCTGGTGGAGCCCCTCGCTCATGGTGAAGCGGCCGGACTGGCTGCGCGAGCCCCGCGGTCCAGACGTGCTGGGCGCGATGGTGTGGATCCCCTTCGTGACGTTCTGGCAGGTGACGGCGGACCTGCCGCTGGGGCTGGAGGTGCCTTCAGGCTACGGCCACGTCTACACCGGCGAGCACGTGGACGGCTGGGTCGCGCTGGTCCAACCCCAGGGCTGGGATGCCAGGAAGTCCGCGCGGCTGCGAAGGCTGCTCGAACGGAAGCCGTGA